A genomic region of Fusarium oxysporum Fo47 chromosome VI, complete sequence contains the following coding sequences:
- a CDS encoding thioredoxin-like protein: MTESKMTESLDDSFLLPVDFAPVCTRAFAKLKPEFDKRSANDLSSHDKCVDDIDEVSNTNLQFPIIADADQDLENIAVKGIAFTIRSVLVSRIFLEGLMTMMYPASTGRNSTDVLRVIDSLQSGDKEGVVTPIDWQVGEDVIVPPSVSTEDAKKKFGDVREVKPYLRFTKA, encoded by the exons ATGACCGAAAGTAAGATGACCGAAAGT CTGGAcgattcttttcttttgcctGTGGACTTCGCCCCAGTCTGCACCAGAGCCTTTGCAAAGCTGAAGCCGGAGTTCGATAAGAGGAG CGCCAATGATCTCAGCTCTCACGACAAGTGTGTAGACGACATCGACGAAGTCTCAAACACCAACCTCCAATTCCCCATCATCGCCGACGCAGACC AAgacctcgaaaacatcgcAGTGAAAGGCATCGCTTTCACCATCCGCTCAGTCTTAGTCAGTCGAATCTTCTTGGAAGGGTTGATGACAATGATGTATCCTGCTTCAACCGGTCGGAACTCAACTGATGTTCTGCGTGTGATTGATTCTCTTCAGAGTGGTGATAAGGAGGGCGTTGTTACGCCGATTGATTGGCAGGTTGGCGAAGATGTTATTGTTCCGCCTTCTGTTTCGACGGAGGatgcgaagaagaagtttggtGATGTTAGGGAGGTTAAGCCGTACTTGAGATTTACCAAGGCTTAG
- a CDS encoding transmembrane amino acid transporter protein-domain-containing protein produces MSHTEPKSAAAPEFPVDQEKGVNNSPPAFVAEPRNDDAVLGDEEAEIIDYKTLTWWQGGIVLIAETVSLGILSLPSVLAAVGLVPGIVLILVMGFLSTYSGLVLAEFRAQYPFVQNFGDAVEVIGKSIGMGRVFQEVFGWAQVIFQVFVMGSHLLTWTICLNTLTNSSTCTIVWAVVGLAVFWVLNLPRTLKYTSYMSMASCVSITLAVLITVGDVAHERPIGSGSIQVARELGFTGAFLAVTNIAISFSSHSCFFTVISEFKKPEDWPKALAFLQIVDTTLYLLAAIVIYVFVGPDVPSPALSAAGSATMRKVIWGIAIPTIVIAGVIYGHVASAYIFQRIFRNTKHMVRRTKLSTMVWFGVTLGIWALSMVIAESIPVFNNLLGLICALFASWFSYGLPGIFWLWMHYGNWFKDGKQTCRFVANVILFLTGFLICVLGLWASIEAIAEGGSKTPWSCASNAAE; encoded by the exons ATGAGCCATACAGAGCCTAAAAGCGCTGCGGCGCCTGAATTCCCTGTGGATCAAGAGAAGGGTGTCAACAACAGTCCTCCAGCTTTTGTCGCTGAGCCAAgaaatgatgatgctgtctTGGGTGATGAGGAGGCAGAGATTATCGACTACAAGACATTAACATGGTG GCAAGGCGGTATCGTCCTCATCGCAGAAACAGTATCCCTCGGCATCCTCTCCCTCCCCTCCGTCCTCGCCGCCGTCGGCCTCGTCCCCGGCATAGTCCTCATTCTCGTAATGGGCTTCCTCTCCACATACTCCggcctcgtcctcgctgAATTCCGCGCCCAATATCCCTTCGTCCAAAACTTTGGCGACGCCGTCGAAGTCATTGGAAAGTCCATCGGAATGGGACGTGTTTTCCAGGAGGTTTTCGGTTGGGCGCAGGTCATTTTCCAGGTCTTTGTCATGGGAAGCCATCTTCTCACCTGGACTATTTGCCTGAACACTCTGACGAATAGTTCGACTTGCACTATTGTCTGGGCTGTTGTGGGCTTGGCGGTCTTCTGGGTTCTTAACTTGCCGCGTACGCTGAAGTACACGAGTTATATGTCCATGGCATCATGCGTGTCGATTACGCTGGCTGTTCTCATTACGGTTGGAGATGTTGCGCATGAGCGACCTATTGGATCTGGAAGCATCCAGGTTGCTCGTGAGCTTGGTTTCACTGGCGCTTTCTTGGCTGTCACCAACATTGCCATTTCTTTCTCCAGCCACTCTTGCTTCTTCACAGTCATCTCTGAGTTCAAGAAGCCTGAGGACTGGCCCAAGGCTCTGGCTTTCCTCCAGATCGTTGATACTACTCTCTACCTGCTCGCCGCTATCGTCATCTACGTCTTTGTCGGGCCTGATGTTCCTTCACCTGCACTTTCCGCCGCTGGTTCTGCTACTATGCGAAAGGTCATCTGGGGTATTGCCATCCCCACCATTGTCATTGCTGGTGTCATTTACGGCCATGTCGCTTCAGCCTACATCTTCCAGCGAATCTTCCGCAACACCAAGCACATGGTCCGCCGAACAAAGCTATCTACCATGGTCTGGTTCGGTGTAACCTTAGGTATCTGGGCTCTCTCCATGGTCATTGCCGAGTCTATCCCTGTGTtcaacaaccttcttggTCTTATCTGCGCCCTCTTCGCCTCATGGTTCTCTTATGGACTGCCTGGTATCTTCTGGCTCTGGATGCACTACGGAAACTGGTTCAAGGATGGAAAGCAGACTTGCCGATTCGTGGCCAACGTTATTCTCTTCCTTACTGGTTTCCTCATCTGTGTCCTTGGACTTTGGGCTTCCATTGAGGCCATCGCTGAGGGAGGAAGCAAAactccttggtcttgtgCCAGCAATGCTGCAGAATAG
- a CDS encoding phosphotransferase family protein (unnamed protein product), with protein sequence MGCFLSKPPRTQFLSETPLQEGPSPGDEIGFPQPYQDPRSIDDDNNFPLDGKDIASVSDEELLSAFLTAPRLHDYGAVTVSRVSKDLVIKGGPGVAKSEAENIKFALETLGLPIPKVHRVFTADVPEDPDLPEAPVVEGHLIVMDYIKGSTVEKIWQSFDTTTKETVAQQVADVIDKMQSTVLNHMPVGPIGRAQDAKFQGPWFTDYGTGPFDTLAELEDWCNHKIDVGIMVKQLTPETRRFEFKDIVLTHQDLAMRNLVLGEDMNVWVIDWGCAGVYPRGFEQAALQVQAENNEYADMVLERLSDRQDIVIEQFANIAYGLSTGRAL encoded by the exons ATGGGCTGTTTCTTGTCGAAACCTCCTAGAACACAGTTCCTTAGCGAAACCCCGCTGCAGGAGGGTCCCAGTCCTGGTGACGAAATAGGCTTCCCCCAGCCATACCAAGAC CCTAGGTCGATTGACGATGACAATAACTTCCCACTCGATGGAAAAGACATTGCTTCTGTCTCTGACGAGGAACTTCTATCAGCGTTCTTGACAGCGCCTCGTCTTCATGACTATGGCGCTGTCACAGTTTCACGTGTTTCCAAAGACCTTGTCATCAAAGGTGGTCCAGGCGTAGCAAAGAGTGAAGCagaaaatataaaatttGCTTTGGAGACCCTCGGCCTCCCGATCCCCAAGGTCCATCGAGTTTTCACAGCTGATGTCCCAGAAGATCCAGACCTGCCCGAAGCACCCGTGGTAGAGGGCCATTTGATTGTAATGGACTACATCAAAGGATCCACTGTCGAGAAAATCTGGCAATCCTTCGACACGACTACCAAAGAAACTGTCGCACAGCAGGTCGCGGACGTGATTGACAAGATGCAATCTACGGTCCTCAATCATATGCCAGTAGGGCCTATTGGGAGAGCCCAGGATGCCAAATTCCAAGGTCCATGGTTCACGGACTACGGCACAGGGCCTTTCGACACGCTTGCAGAACTTGAGGACTGGTGCAATCACAAAATCGATGTCGGCATCATGGTCAAACAACTAACACCCGAAACGCGAAGATTTGAATTCAAAGATATCGTTCTGACCCACCAAGACCTAGCGATGAGGAATTTGGTACTCGGTGAGGATATGAATGTCTGGGTAATCGATTGGGGTTGCGCTGGTGTATACCCAAGAGGTTTTGAACAAGCCGCGCTGCAGGTTCAGGCGGAAAATAATGAGTATGCTGATATGGTATTGGAGAGGCTATCGGATCGACAAGATATCGTGATCGAACAGTTTGCGAATATCGCGTATGGTCTCTCAACCGGTCGCGCTCTTTGA
- a CDS encoding DNA glycosylase, protein MEDQTNTLVLQTHRRVTRSMVKNDVSDTKVIKVEKRKTAPRKVPTGVVLSASRIPPISKERFGLIQETVGRDLYKLLVAAVLWNRTRGSQAHPVFQKLISQYPTPTHLAEACFSDLADLIRPIGLHNSRAARFIAFAKTWLEKPPNKSRRYRKLHYPLQGDGLDIGKDEVLDEDDVRQGWEVAQLPSLGPYAIDSYRIFHRDMLRGSADDWNGLNAVRGFEPEWKRVVPLDKELRAYLRWMWLKEGWIWNPETGGKIRASEERMERERNRSRSLSPEGFRVPRR, encoded by the coding sequence ATGGAGGACCAAACTAATACGCTCGTTTTACAGACTCATCGACGTGTTACACGCTCCATGGTCAAGAACGATGTGAGTGACACAAAAGTCATCAAAGTTGAGAAACGCAAGACAGCGCCACGAAAAGTACCCACTGGAGTAGTACTCTCGGCATCTCGAATCCCTCCAATCTCCAAGGAGCGTTTCGGTCTGATCCAAGAAACCGTCGGAAGAGATCTGTACAAACTTCTCGTTGCAGCCGTTCTCTGGAACAGGACTCGAGGATCCCAAGCCCACCCTGTTTTCCAAAAGCTCATATCTCAGTACCCAACACCAACTCACCTCGCAGAAGCATGTTTCTCCGACCTTGCAGACCTCATCCGTCCAATTGGACTCCACAACTCCCGCGCCGCCCGGTTCATCGCCTTCGCTAAGACATGGCTTGAGAAACCGCCCAATAAATCAAGGCGGTACAGAAAGCTGCATTATCCCCTGCAGGGCGATGGTTTAGACATTGGAAAGGATGAAGTcttggatgaagatgatgtgaGACAGGGCTGGGAAGTGGCACAGTTGCCGTCACTTGGTCCGTACGCCATTGATAGCTATCGGATCTTTCATCGAGACATGTTGAGGGGTTCAGCCGACGATTGGAATGGCTTGAATGCAGTGCGGGGTTTTGAGCCTGAGTGGAAAAGGGTTGTGCCACTTGATAAAGAGTTGAGGGCTTATTTGCGATGGATGTGGCTTAAGGAAGGTTGGATATGGAATCCTGAAACTGGTGGTAAAATCAGAGCTTCAGAGGAAAGAATGGAAAGAGAGCGTAACCGGTCGAGGAGCTTGTCTCCGGAGGGGTTTAGAGTACCCCGTCGATAA